Proteins from a genomic interval of Gluconacetobacter diazotrophicus PA1 5:
- a CDS encoding IS110-like element ISGdi15 family transposase produces MFCGLDVSIDETAVCVVDEQGTVHLETTVATDPAALRDAVKPFLPRLRRMGHEAGSLSPWLHPEMLALGLPAVCLETKHVRAAMSAQRNKTDKADALGIAHIVRTGWFRTAHIKSEASYRLRLILTQRSTLKRKFMDLENTIRHSLKAFGIRLGTVSRARFDTAVREAVAQDALTRDLMEAMLRAKAVLWEEYTRLHKLVVRIVAGDEVCRRFMAIPGVGPVTALGVMTAIDDPSRFRRSRDVAAYFGLTSRRWQSGTSIDVQGRISKAGDPEVRRSLYEAASVLLTRFKGRDKLRTWGLELAKRSCHRKAAVAVARKMAVIMHAMWLDGTVYDGGPAVDPEERARHIACKNRKLPRALA; encoded by the coding sequence ATCTTTTGCGGTCTCGATGTGTCGATCGACGAAACGGCGGTCTGTGTGGTGGACGAGCAGGGCACCGTGCATCTGGAAACGACGGTGGCCACGGACCCGGCTGCGCTCAGGGATGCCGTGAAGCCGTTCCTGCCGCGCCTGCGCCGTATGGGTCACGAGGCAGGTTCCCTGTCGCCCTGGCTGCATCCGGAGATGCTGGCGCTGGGCCTGCCGGCGGTCTGCCTGGAGACGAAACACGTGCGGGCGGCGATGTCGGCGCAGCGCAACAAGACCGACAAGGCGGACGCGCTGGGGATCGCGCATATCGTGCGCACCGGCTGGTTCCGGACGGCCCATATCAAGAGCGAAGCAAGCTATCGGCTGCGTCTGATCCTGACCCAGCGCAGCACGCTCAAGCGCAAATTCATGGATCTCGAGAATACGATCCGCCATTCGCTCAAGGCGTTCGGTATCCGCCTGGGCACGGTCTCGCGGGCGCGCTTCGACACCGCCGTTCGCGAGGCCGTGGCGCAGGACGCGCTGACCCGCGATCTCATGGAGGCGATGCTGCGGGCGAAGGCCGTGCTCTGGGAAGAATATACCCGGCTGCACAAGCTGGTGGTGCGGATCGTCGCGGGTGACGAGGTGTGCCGGCGGTTCATGGCCATTCCGGGGGTGGGGCCGGTGACCGCGCTTGGCGTGATGACGGCGATCGACGATCCGTCGCGCTTCCGGCGCTCGCGCGACGTCGCGGCGTATTTCGGCCTGACGTCGCGGCGCTGGCAGTCGGGTACCAGCATCGATGTGCAGGGACGCATCAGCAAGGCCGGCGATCCGGAGGTGCGGCGGTCCCTCTATGAAGCGGCGTCGGTCCTGCTGACGCGTTTCAAGGGGCGCGACAAGCTGCGGACCTGGGGCCTGGAACTGGCGAAACGGTCCTGCCATCGCAAGGCGGCGGTCGCCGTGGCGCGCAAGATGGCCGTGATCATGCATGCCATGTGGCTCGACGGAACGGTCTATGACGGCGGTCCGGCCGTCGATCCCGAAGAGCGGGCCCGTCATATCGCTTGCAAGAACCGCAAATTGCCGCGGGCGCTCGCGTGA
- a CDS encoding transcriptional regulator domain-containing protein, whose translation MSRKPTFSAHLASISPRYRNNPKSKGYIWDHLPEFWRLPVPVSHRILGRIHDISGEGGVPTIRPWDAAPLRRAYAGLDPAGLAQEWLRHNPAYRRDHAATMTTGKVDAEVWRAFARRWGLRFPCRP comes from the coding sequence ATGTCGCGGAAACCGACGTTTTCGGCCCATCTGGCGTCAATATCTCCCCGATATAGAAATAATCCCAAGTCTAAAGGATATATTTGGGATCACCTCCCTGAGTTTTGGAGACTACCCGTTCCGGTTTCGCACCGGATACTGGGTCGAATCCATGACATATCGGGGGAGGGGGGCGTGCCGACAATCCGGCCGTGGGATGCCGCACCCCTTCGTCGCGCCTATGCCGGGCTCGACCCTGCTGGTCTCGCCCAGGAATGGCTGCGGCACAACCCGGCCTACCGGCGCGATCATGCAGCAACCATGACGACGGGCAAGGTTGACGCCGAAGTATGGCGCGCCTTCGCCCGTCGCTGGGGGTTACGTTTTCCCTGTCGACCCTGA
- a CDS encoding DNA -binding domain-containing protein, which translates to MLDGDSGPLRIVIVVDRQPDAPGTWFVIDDRHLSTRLACVARFGRLFVGQAPGHLPSILRLSSQQKLRQVRMLCIAEGRRTGVATRRIAAGIYGERVLHLSRNEWRASSWHRAFYRDLDGAAFYQNGGHIALLQGLKLGGDSLVA; encoded by the coding sequence GTGCTGGACGGCGATTCTGGCCCGCTGCGCATCGTCATAGTCGTCGATCGGCAGCCCGATGCACCGGGAACCTGGTTCGTCATCGACGACAGACACCTCTCGACCCGTCTGGCCTGCGTCGCGCGCTTTGGCCGATTGTTTGTCGGCCAGGCGCCCGGTCATCTTCCCTCCATCTTGCGCCTGAGTTCCCAGCAGAAACTCCGTCAGGTTCGCATGCTCTGCATCGCCGAAGGCCGGCGCACGGGAGTGGCGACACGCCGGATCGCAGCAGGCATCTACGGCGAGCGCGTCCTGCACCTGTCCCGCAATGAATGGCGTGCCAGCTCATGGCACCGCGCCTTTTACCGCGATCTCGACGGTGCCGCGTTCTACCAGAACGGCGGCCACATCGCCCTCCTTCAGGGGCTGAAGCTGGGGGGTGACAGTCTGGTGGCCTGA
- a CDS encoding DUF2840 domain-containing protein → MTARSFRPADVVLTTVELTWIEKRIEHWVRFGHPVEDRILDRRRRLMSFTPDSVFAFIRWAANDFGTMVSCIDIVRAVEAQESCQTVPFVRPGGESLLRQSGWPKVRRVLEAIDGVEALGIDPAAVCPDHWRHLHHRLTAVQEPRLYTRERHEAWLRRRAAS, encoded by the coding sequence ATGACCGCCCGCTCTTTCCGGCCGGCCGACGTTGTCCTCACCACGGTCGAACTGACCTGGATCGAGAAGCGCATCGAACACTGGGTTCGCTTCGGCCACCCCGTCGAGGATCGCATTCTCGACCGCAGGCGCAGGCTGATGAGCTTCACGCCGGACAGCGTGTTCGCGTTCATCCGCTGGGCCGCGAACGATTTCGGCACCATGGTGTCCTGCATCGACATTGTGCGCGCGGTCGAGGCTCAGGAATCCTGCCAGACCGTGCCGTTCGTGCGCCCTGGTGGCGAGAGCCTGCTGCGCCAGAGCGGCTGGCCAAAGGTGCGGCGCGTGCTGGAGGCCATCGACGGTGTGGAGGCGCTGGGGATCGATCCTGCGGCTGTCTGTCCCGATCATTGGCGGCATCTGCATCACCGGCTCACAGCGGTGCAGGAGCCACGTCTCTACACGCGGGAGCGCCACGAGGCGTGGCTGCGTAGGAGGGCTGCGTCATGA
- a CDS encoding helix-turn-helix domain-containing protein has protein sequence MDIRGLFGANVRRLRRAAGLSQEALAERMGVDRAYISWIETGRQNATLLSLWHASQALGVRPATLLDESHVAATEEAPTGGKP, from the coding sequence ATGGACATCCGAGGACTTTTCGGCGCGAACGTGAGGCGCCTGCGACGCGCCGCCGGTCTCAGCCAGGAGGCCCTGGCGGAACGGATGGGCGTGGACCGCGCCTATATCAGCTGGATCGAGACCGGGCGCCAGAACGCGACGCTGCTTTCGCTGTGGCATGCGTCGCAGGCGCTGGGTGTGCGGCCGGCGACGTTACTGGATGAAAGCCACGTTGCCGCTACAGAAGAGGCACCCACCGGCGGGAAGCCATAA
- a CDS encoding replication initiator protein A gives MMPAADSWRQPDRRFVVTGSARPRDIRDLMGRPFFALGHVARLEPLRYRSRQMEIVVEASAPLGMATIRDADILLWLTGQIVDALNHDLWVSRHVRFTPWRLFQDLGWADGTHQYRRLHGALARLAETRVTTSLRQGPEWREKPFAWISDVRISREDGVALTLPDWLMEMACDRSHVLSVDPAYFRLYGGLERWLYRLARRHAGRQKDGWRFDLRDLHARSGTLSPWRNFVIDVAGIARRQVVPGYDCKVIYGGKQPVLRISPTVLSTGSVDNRVNSTVGQDADHTIAHGAEIPLLTVQKTSQCVVCKSGISPVTYITNIITYYVGDSGFSVSLPVARSGHGEKAREAVADRMVGVP, from the coding sequence ATGATGCCGGCCGCCGATAGCTGGCGCCAGCCTGACCGCCGTTTTGTGGTCACGGGATCGGCACGACCCCGTGACATCCGTGATCTGATGGGGCGTCCGTTTTTCGCGCTGGGGCACGTGGCGCGCCTTGAGCCTCTTCGCTACCGCTCGCGTCAGATGGAGATCGTTGTCGAAGCCTCGGCTCCTCTGGGCATGGCGACCATCCGGGACGCCGATATCCTGCTCTGGCTGACCGGCCAGATCGTCGATGCCCTCAATCATGATCTGTGGGTATCGCGCCATGTGCGCTTCACGCCCTGGCGCCTGTTCCAGGATCTGGGATGGGCTGACGGCACCCACCAGTATCGCCGGCTTCATGGCGCCCTCGCGCGTCTGGCGGAAACACGCGTCACCACCAGCCTGCGGCAGGGGCCGGAGTGGCGCGAGAAGCCGTTCGCCTGGATCAGTGACGTCCGGATTTCCCGTGAGGACGGGGTGGCCCTGACCCTGCCGGACTGGCTCATGGAGATGGCCTGTGATCGCTCTCATGTCCTGAGTGTCGATCCCGCCTATTTCCGCCTTTATGGCGGCCTGGAGCGGTGGCTTTACCGTCTGGCGCGCCGACATGCCGGTCGGCAGAAAGACGGGTGGCGTTTCGATCTTCGTGATCTTCATGCCCGGTCCGGCACCCTCTCTCCCTGGCGGAATTTCGTGATCGACGTCGCCGGCATTGCCCGTCGCCAGGTCGTCCCAGGTTATGACTGCAAGGTCATTTATGGCGGAAAACAGCCAGTCCTGCGTATCTCCCCAACGGTATTATCCACCGGTTCTGTGGATAACCGTGTGAATTCTACCGTTGGTCAGGATGCGGATCATACCATTGCTCACGGTGCGGAAATACCGTTGCTGACGGTGCAGAAAACGTCGCAGTGCGTTGTTTGCAAAAGCGGAATCAGCCCCGTAACTTATATAACTAATATAATAACTTATTATGTAGGGGATTCCGGTTTTTCGGTTTCCCTTCCGGTCGCCCGGTCGGGGCATGGAGAAAAGGCTCGGGAAGCGGTCGCGGATCGCATGGTCGGTGTCCCATGA
- a CDS encoding S26 family signal peptidase, with protein sequence MTRRAWFFTTYFAVLGVGASLAFHPTPRWVWNETASVPVGLYRIQSTVPIRVGDIVALRLPEREATLLAARGYLPFGVPLLKPVAALAGQSVCRIGIHVTIDGKTAGDAKTVDHRGRKLPVWQGCQYLGPGQVFVMNAAVPTSLDGRYFGVLPMDTVIGRAVPVHVRTGEAEPLPPHFESLPEPDDPMRKGLLLAPPMMPAKESEPPIQ encoded by the coding sequence ATGACCCGGCGCGCCTGGTTCTTCACCACGTATTTCGCCGTGCTCGGCGTGGGCGCCTCGCTGGCGTTTCATCCCACACCGCGCTGGGTCTGGAACGAGACGGCGAGCGTTCCGGTCGGGCTATATCGCATCCAGTCCACCGTCCCGATCCGTGTCGGTGACATCGTCGCGCTCCGCCTGCCAGAGCGCGAAGCGACGCTTCTGGCGGCACGTGGTTACCTGCCGTTCGGCGTGCCGCTGCTCAAGCCTGTGGCAGCACTGGCGGGGCAGAGTGTCTGCCGTATCGGCATCCACGTCACGATCGACGGTAAGACGGCCGGCGACGCGAAGACTGTCGATCATCGGGGCCGCAAGCTGCCGGTCTGGCAGGGCTGTCAGTATCTCGGGCCGGGGCAGGTGTTCGTCATGAACGCTGCCGTGCCGACCAGTCTGGACGGACGGTATTTCGGCGTCCTGCCGATGGATACCGTCATCGGTCGCGCGGTGCCGGTTCATGTTCGCACGGGCGAGGCGGAGCCACTACCGCCGCATTTCGAGTCCCTCCCGGAACCGGATGATCCCATGCGGAAGGGACTGCTCCTGGCTCCGCCCATGATGCCTGCGAAAGAGAGCGAACCGCCCATTCAATGA
- a CDS encoding helix-turn-helix transcriptional regulator, protein MRVQPTLPPRYLRTPDAANFVGLSIRTFEKHRSCGTGPLYRQLGGRIVYAVEDLCAWADLNVRLSTGDGGGIPMPSDPRAYIIRLQAKARKAQRSAGR, encoded by the coding sequence ATGCGTGTCCAGCCGACACTGCCACCGCGCTATCTGCGCACCCCGGACGCAGCCAATTTCGTTGGTCTGTCCATCCGCACTTTCGAAAAACACCGGAGTTGCGGCACCGGTCCGCTCTACCGCCAGCTTGGCGGCCGGATCGTCTATGCCGTCGAAGACCTCTGCGCCTGGGCCGACTTGAACGTCAGGCTCTCCACCGGGGACGGTGGCGGCATTCCCATGCCATCCGATCCCCGCGCCTATATCATCCGCTTGCAGGCGAAGGCCCGCAAGGCGCAGCGGAGTGCCGGACGATGA
- a CDS encoding lytic transglycosylase domain-containing protein, which yields MRRRFFMSVGVLAMLALLLSPVPVQAQDWDNLVRQAAKQNAIPATWVRAVLRAESAGDPHAVSGAGAMGLMQLMPGTWKDVRRTLNLGADPFDPHDNIAAGAAYLRWLHDRYGDAGFLAAYNAGPARYDDHLATGRPLPGETVSYVASVARLIDDPSFSVHFSITPARDWAAATLFISGSESAFPSSSRSIFLSRSGQGIFTPSVLFAGHVRSVPGGGSTQAK from the coding sequence ATGAGGCGCCGGTTTTTCATGTCCGTCGGCGTGCTGGCCATGCTCGCGCTGCTGCTCTCGCCCGTCCCGGTCCAGGCGCAGGATTGGGACAATCTCGTGCGTCAGGCAGCGAAGCAAAATGCGATCCCGGCGACGTGGGTGCGGGCGGTTCTGCGGGCTGAAAGCGCTGGCGATCCGCACGCGGTTTCCGGTGCCGGTGCGATGGGTCTGATGCAGCTCATGCCGGGCACGTGGAAGGATGTCCGGCGCACGCTCAATCTCGGTGCCGATCCCTTCGATCCGCATGACAATATCGCGGCAGGGGCAGCCTATCTGCGATGGCTGCACGACCGTTATGGCGATGCGGGTTTTCTCGCCGCCTACAATGCCGGACCCGCCCGTTACGACGACCATCTGGCGACTGGCCGACCATTGCCTGGCGAGACGGTGTCCTATGTCGCGTCTGTCGCCCGGCTGATCGATGACCCGTCGTTCAGCGTGCATTTTTCCATCACTCCAGCGCGTGACTGGGCCGCCGCCACACTCTTCATTTCCGGCAGCGAAAGTGCGTTTCCATCGTCATCCCGAAGCATTTTTTTAAGCCGATCCGGGCAGGGGATTTTCACTCCGTCCGTGCTCTTTGCAGGGCATGTCCGTAGCGTGCCGGGAGGGGGTTCGACGCAGGCGAAGTGA
- a CDS encoding DUF736 domain-containing protein — MSQIGFFTRTSDGFAGRVRTLSLDAELTCVPAENNGAEHAPDYRIHLGDGDSGPEIGAGWTRTGERAGEYISIVLDDPSFMQPVRATLFQTGRGGREWQLVWNRSVKRPGGRE; from the coding sequence ATGAGCCAGATCGGATTTTTCACCCGCACATCGGACGGTTTCGCCGGACGGGTACGCACCCTGTCGCTGGATGCCGAACTGACCTGCGTGCCTGCGGAAAACAACGGCGCGGAGCATGCGCCGGATTATCGCATCCATCTCGGTGACGGGGATTCCGGACCGGAGATCGGTGCCGGGTGGACCCGCACCGGGGAGCGTGCTGGCGAGTATATTTCCATCGTGCTGGATGACCCTTCGTTCATGCAACCGGTCCGGGCCACGCTGTTCCAGACGGGACGCGGTGGACGCGAGTGGCAACTGGTCTGGAACCGGTCCGTAAAACGTCCGGGAGGTCGGGAATGA
- a CDS encoding DUF736 domain-containing protein, with protein sequence MAIEATVVAARYKPGDRTMIIGSFKKVGEGYEGEIVTLTQKIRGIRFVPEASRASDNVPNFRIQIGKLEAGAAWIKHTTDWREYLSVKLDDPTLPGPIFASLFEEEGGAYNLIWSRQRPRNGD encoded by the coding sequence ATGGCCATCGAGGCCACGGTGGTCGCGGCCCGATACAAGCCAGGAGACAGGACAATGATCATCGGTTCATTCAAGAAGGTGGGCGAGGGGTATGAAGGCGAGATCGTCACCCTGACACAGAAAATCCGAGGTATCCGCTTCGTGCCCGAAGCCAGCCGGGCCAGCGACAATGTTCCCAACTTCCGGATCCAGATCGGCAAACTTGAAGCCGGGGCCGCCTGGATCAAGCACACCACGGACTGGCGCGAATATCTCAGCGTGAAGCTGGACGATCCGACCCTTCCCGGTCCGATCTTCGCCAGCCTCTTCGAAGAGGAAGGTGGCGCCTACAACCTGATCTGGAGCCGCCAGCGCCCGCGTAACGGGGACTGA